The following proteins are co-located in the Spea bombifrons isolate aSpeBom1 chromosome 3, aSpeBom1.2.pri, whole genome shotgun sequence genome:
- the LOC128482647 gene encoding uncharacterized protein LOC128482647, protein MEDNFLFLDSLGNYSAAPEGLVKNESVRGLVGSGPKTKREVTEKRDTRGYEVLRSGYSSASPDIIVKIEPEDEPCVWEPKLNGETGLASETNTILQHQVDGDDLQLEDPLQAQQAERERQRNIRFSEEENDVLVNSIMPHYDRLFGKLAARNSTAMKNALWREIVSAVNAVSAYPRSVQNCKKRYADIKRKVKDKLSKIAKHRRATGGGAPLNISFWPYERVMEKMISADIVAGVPGATDSGRMMDQYFAGGPSDHYMTDLHDSQELADDDETGEGEDLQMVGHDDTNDLEYAEDNLPENEDARSIFQEEALRETGPETCRPITSQEQMSHVRRQTLRDHTTLIYAEQSHFRRTMAKKLDILNNNVKALNRNVKAFQRSFNQSIAALSQTMQQQNSIFEKLSSNLLLLAEQQKEHNQQCMSSTQRLLRSLQSSKESSASDSLSETSPALTTEGLDPFNPPARRARRRWRRSRRGVRPQDSSEQMSKKSRH, encoded by the exons ATGGAGGACAACTTCCTGTTCCTCGACTCTCTGG GGAATTATTCGGCCGCCCCGGAGGGTCTGGTGAAGAATGAATCTGTGAGGGGATTGGTTGGTTCAGGTCCAAAGACGAAGCGAGAAGTAACTGAGAAACGAGACACTCGAG GGTACGAGGTGCTCAGGTCTGGCTATTCCAGTGCTTCCCCGGACATTATAGTGAAAATCGAACCGGAGGATGAACCCTGTGTGTGGGAACCCAAGCTGAACGGAGAGACGGGACTGGCTAGCGAGACCAACACGA TTCTACAGCATCAGGTGGACGGCGATGACCTTCAGCTGGAGGACCCTTTGCAGGCGCAGCAGGCCGAGCGAGAGCGCCAGCGCAACATCCGCTTCTCCGAAGAGGAGAACGACGTCCTGGTCAATAGCATTATGCCGCATTACGACAGACTGTTCGGCAAACTGGCGGCACGCAACTCGACGGCCATGAAGAACGCTCTGTGGAGAGAGATTGTGTCCGCCGTAAATGCTGTTTCTGCCTACCCCAGGTCAGTGCAAAACTGTAAGAAAAGATACGCAGATATTAAGAGGAAAGTAAAAGACAAACTCAGCAAAATTGCAAAACATCGAAGGGCGACAGGTGGGGGAGCCCCTTTAAACATCTCTTTTTGGCCTTACGAGCGCGTGATGGAgaagatgatttcagctgacaTTGTCGCTGGTGTTCCTGGAGCTACTGATTCCGGGAGGATGATGGATCAGTACTTTGCAg GAGGACCATCGGATCATTACATGACTGATCTTCATGATAGCCAAGAGCTCGCCGATGACGATGAGACGGGTGAAGGTGAGGACCTCCAAATGGTCGGTCACGATGACACTAATGACCTGGAGTATGCAGAAGACAACCTTCCTGAAAATGAAGATGCAAGATCAATATTTCAAGAGGAAGCTTTAAGGGAGACAGGACCGGAAACATGTAGGCCGATTACTTCCCAAGAGCAAATGTCTCATGTCAGACGACAAACCCTGAGGGATCACACTACTTTGATTTACGCCGAGCAGAGTCATTTCAGGCGGACGATGGCCAAGAAGCTGGATATCCTGAATAATAACGTTAAAGCGTTAAACAGAAATGTCAAGGCTTTTCAGAGGTCGTTCAACCAAAGCATAGCAGCTCTGTCTCAGACCATGCAGCAGCAGAACAGTATCTTCGAGAAGCTGTCCTCCAATCTGTTGCTTCTTGCAGAGCAGCAGAAAGAGCACAACCAACAGTGCATGAGCAGCACGCAGCGCCTCCTGCGCAGTCTACAGTCTTCCAAGGAGTCTTCCGCTAGTGACAGTCTCAGCGAGACCTCACCGGCACTCACCACAGAGGGTTTGGACCCGTTCAACCCACCAGCACGAAGAGCTCGTAGACGCTGGAGGAGAAGCCGGAGAGGCGTCAGGCCTCAAGATTCATCAGAgcaaatgtccaaaaaaagCCGCCACTGA